One segment of Brassica napus cultivar Da-Ae chromosome C3, Da-Ae, whole genome shotgun sequence DNA contains the following:
- the LOC106389081 gene encoding vacuolar protein sorting-associated protein 60.1 isoform X2: MRRVFGAKKNTEPPPSIQDASDRINKRGESVEDKIKKLDVDLCKYREQIQKTRPGPAQQALKARAMRLLKQKKMYEGQRDMLYNQTFNLDQVSFAAEGLKDAQQTMTALKSANKELKGMMKTVQIQDIDNMQDEMMDLMDVSSEIQETLGRSYNVPDGLDEDDLMGELEALEADMGDETEADGVPSYLQPDNQTDYEEISLPSVPMGQTGAPPGRVQAEDEFGLPAVPRASLRG, from the exons ATGAGGAGAGTTTTCGGCGCGAAGAAGAACACAGAGCCTCCTCCCTCCATTCAAGATGCCTCCGATCGG ATAAACAAAAGAGGAGAATCAGTGGAAGATAAGATAAAGAAGCTTGATGTTGATCTCTGCAAATACAGAGAGCAGATTCAAAAGACGCGTCCTGGTCCTGCTCAACAAGCTCTCAAAGCTCGTGCCATGAGGCTTCTCAAGCAgaagaaaat GTATGAAGGACAACGCGACATGCTCTATAATCAAACATTCAATCTCGATCAAGTCTCATTCGCTGCTGAAGGACTCAAAGATGCTCAACAAACT ATGACGGCGCTAAAGTCTGCTAACAAGGAGCTTAAAGGGATGATGAAAACCGTACAGATTCAAGATATCGAT AATATGCAAGATGAGATGATGGATCTGATGGATGTGAGTTCCGAGATTCAAGAAACGCTTGGTAGGAGCTACAACGTTCCCGATGGTCTTGACGAGGATGATCTCATGGGAG AGCTTGAGGCTCTTGAAGCTGATATGGGAGACGAGACAGAAGCAGATGGAGTGCCTTCTTATCTCCAACCCGATAATCAAACTGATTACGAGGAGATTAGCTTGCCTTCAGTACCAATGGGACAGACCGGTGCTCCACCTGGTCGAGTTCAG GCTGAGGATGAGTTTGGATTGCCGGCGGTGCCACGAGCTTCTCTCCGGGGATAA
- the LOC106389081 gene encoding vacuolar protein sorting-associated protein 60.1 isoform X1 — protein MPPIGFVYMLLIFKIVVSQCPVENYESLCIRSSEIFVGYLEINKRGESVEDKIKKLDVDLCKYREQIQKTRPGPAQQALKARAMRLLKQKKMYEGQRDMLYNQTFNLDQVSFAAEGLKDAQQTMTALKSANKELKGMMKTVQIQDIDNMQDEMMDLMDVSSEIQETLGRSYNVPDGLDEDDLMGELEALEADMGDETEADGVPSYLQPDNQTDYEEISLPSVPMGQTGAPPGRVQAEDEFGLPAVPRASLRG, from the exons ATGCCTCCGATCGGGTTCGTATATATGCTTCTAATCTTCAAAATCGTCGTTTCGCAATGTCCTGTGGAGAATTATGAATCTCTGTGTATTCGATCATCTGAGATATTCGTCGGCTATCTAGAG ATAAACAAAAGAGGAGAATCAGTGGAAGATAAGATAAAGAAGCTTGATGTTGATCTCTGCAAATACAGAGAGCAGATTCAAAAGACGCGTCCTGGTCCTGCTCAACAAGCTCTCAAAGCTCGTGCCATGAGGCTTCTCAAGCAgaagaaaat GTATGAAGGACAACGCGACATGCTCTATAATCAAACATTCAATCTCGATCAAGTCTCATTCGCTGCTGAAGGACTCAAAGATGCTCAACAAACT ATGACGGCGCTAAAGTCTGCTAACAAGGAGCTTAAAGGGATGATGAAAACCGTACAGATTCAAGATATCGAT AATATGCAAGATGAGATGATGGATCTGATGGATGTGAGTTCCGAGATTCAAGAAACGCTTGGTAGGAGCTACAACGTTCCCGATGGTCTTGACGAGGATGATCTCATGGGAG AGCTTGAGGCTCTTGAAGCTGATATGGGAGACGAGACAGAAGCAGATGGAGTGCCTTCTTATCTCCAACCCGATAATCAAACTGATTACGAGGAGATTAGCTTGCCTTCAGTACCAATGGGACAGACCGGTGCTCCACCTGGTCGAGTTCAG GCTGAGGATGAGTTTGGATTGCCGGCGGTGCCACGAGCTTCTCTCCGGGGATAA
- the LOC125575341 gene encoding protein APEM9-like: MEAVELYTFGVLAKDTKDMGLAVSWVEKAALPEETRQGLLRRLHSLLSLKSANVPEATSFEENSSYDVVNNNKSLANDEVDYVLKLSKQHEPWSSRPLSLRLGNTRFSISRGKVALGLV; this comes from the exons ATGGAAGCTGTGGAGCTCTATACCTTTGGAGTTCTTGCAAAAGACACAAAGGACATGGGCTTAGCCGTTTCATGGGTTGAGAAAGCTGCATTGCCTGAGGAAACACGACAG ggaCTTTTGAGAAGACTGCATTCTTTACTTTCTCTCAAATCAGCAAACGTTCCAGAGGCTACTTCTTTTGAGGAGAATTCTTCTTATGATGTAGTGAATAACAACAAGTCTTTGGCTAATGACGAGGTTGATTATGTCTTGAAACTCTCTAAGCAACATGAACCTTGGTCGTCACGTCCTCTAAGCCTAAGGCTTGGTAACACCCGGTTTAGCATCTCCAGGGGGAAAGTTGCCTTAGGCCTTGTTTAG
- the LOC106389083 gene encoding assimilatory sulfite reductase (ferredoxin), chloroplastic, with the protein MTTSFRSPAGAATVFSTDQKILVGSLHALRSSRNVFLGRNVFGGVHSLPPSSSSSSSIQAVSTPAKPTKRSKVEIIKENSNFIRYPLNEELLTESPNVNESAVQLIKFHGSYQQYNREERGGRSYSFMLRTKNPSGKVPNQLYLTMDDLADEFGIGTLRLTTRQTFQLHGVLKHNLKTVMSSIIKNMGSTLGACGDLNRNVLAPAAPYAKKDYLFAQETADNIAALLSPQSGFYYDMWVDGEQFMTAEAPEVVEARNDNSHGTNFVDSPEPIYGTQFLPRKFKIAVTVPTDNSVDLLTNDIGVVVVSDENGEPQGFNIYVGGGMGRTHRMESTFARIAEPLGYVPKEDILYAVKAIVVTQREHGRRDDRKYSRMKYLLSSWGIEKFRDVVEQYYGKKFEPPRDLPEWEFKSYLGWHEQGDGAWFCGLHVDSGRVGGNMKKTLREVIEKYRLDVRITPNQNIVLCDIKSEWKRSITTVLAQAGLLQPEFVDPLNQTAMACPAFPLCPLAITEAERGIPSILKRVRAMFEKVGLEYDESVVVRVTGCPNGCARPYMAEVGLVGDGPNSYQVWLGGTPNQTQIARAFMDKVKIQDLEKVFEPLFYNWKLGRQAKESFGEFTTRMGFEKLKELISTYEGSPQ; encoded by the exons ATGACGACGTCGTTTCGCTCTCCGGCGGGCGCCGCCACTGTGTTTTCCACCGATCAGAAGATCCTGGTCGGGAGTCTCCACGCTCTTAGGTCCTCTCGTAATGTTTTCCTTGGAAGAAACGTGTTTGGTGGTGTCCACTCGTTGCCTCCATCGtcgtcatcttcttcctcaatcCAAGCCGTATCAACG CCAGCGAAGCCCACCAAGAGGAGCAAAGTCGAGATCATCAAAGAGAATAGCAACTTCATCAGGTACCCTCTCAACGAGGAGCTACTAACAGAATCCCCAAACGTCAACGAATCCGCCGTCCAGCTCATCAAGTTCCACGGAAGCTACCAACAGTACAACCGAGAAGAACGCGGCGGAAGATCCTACTCCTTCATGCTCCGCACCAAGAACCCAAGCGGCAAAGTCCCAAACCAGCTCTACCTAACCATGGACGACTTAGCAGACGAGTTCGGCATCGGCACGCTCCGTCTGACCACCAGACAAACCTTCCAGCTTCACGGCGTCCTGAAGCACAATCTCAAGACCGTTATGAGCTCCATCATCAAAAACATGGGGAGCACGCTCGGCGCGTGCGGTGATCTGAACAGAAACGTTCTTGCTCCGGCTGCGCCTTACGCGAAGAAAGACTATCTCTTCGCGCAGGAGACGGCTGATAACATCGCGGCGCTTCTAAGTCCTCAGTCAGGGTTTTACTATGACATGTGGGTTGATGGTGAGCAGTTTATGACGGCTGAGGCGCCTGAGGTTGTGGAAGCTAGGAATGATAACTCTCATGGGACTAACTTTGTGGATTCTCCTGAGCCTATTTATGGAACTCAGTTCCTGCCGAGGAAGTTCAAGATCGCTGTGACTGTGCCTACTGATAACTCTGTTGATCTTCTCACCAATGACATTGGCGTTGTTGTCGTTTCTGATGAAAATGGGGAGCCTCAGGGTTTCAATATATAT gTTGGTGGAGGTATGGGAAGAACACACAGAATGGAGTCTACATTTGCCCGCATTGCAGAACCATTAGGCTACGTACCCAAGGAGGACATCTTGTACGCCGTAAAGGCCATTGTTGTCACACAACGTGAACACGGTAGAAGAGACGACCGCAAATACAGTAGAATGAAGTATCTGCTCAGCTCATGGGGAATAGAAAAGTTTAGAGACGTGGTTGAGCAATACTACGGTAAAAAGTTTGAGCCTCCCCGTGACTTGCCAGAGTGGGAGTTCAAAAGCTATTTGGGATGGCATGAGCAGGGAGATGGTGCTTGGTTCTGTGGCCTTCACGTAGACAGTGGACGCGTTGGTGGTAACATGAAGAAGACGCTGAGGGAAGTCATTGAGAAGTATAGACTTGACGTGCGTATCACGCCTAATCAGAACATTGTGTTGTGTGATATCAAGAGCGAGTGGAAGCGTTCCATTACTACTGTGCTTGCTCAGGCTGGCTTATTG CAACCAGAGTTTGTAGACCCTCTCAACCAAACTGCCATGGCTTGTCCAGCTTTTCCTTTGTGCCCTCTGGCTATAACTGAGGCAGAGCGTGGGATTCCTAGTATTCTAAAGCGAGTGCGAGCAATGTTTGAGAAG GTTGGTCTCGAGTATGATGAATCGGTTGTGGTGAGAGTAACTGGTTGCCCTAATGGATGTGCTAGACCATATATGGCTGAAGTAGGTCTAGTTGGGGATGGTCCAAACAGCTACCAG GTTTGGTTAGGAGGGACACCGAACCAGACACAGATAGCGAGGGCGTTCATGGACAAGGTGAAGATTCAAGACTTAGAGAAGGTCTTTGAGCCATTGTTTTACAACTGGAAACTTGGGAGACAAGCAAAGGAATCATTTGGAGAATTCACAACCCGCATG ggatttgagAAACTCAAGGAGCTGATAAGTACATACGAAGGATCTCCACAGTAA